TGCTATGGAAGGTGAGGTAACCACCAGACACCAATGCTGCTTTCCAGCCATGTGAACTGATATCACCACTGTGAGCTAGCATGTCACATTTATTTAGAATACGACACAATGGAGGTGTAGATAACAGGCTTGAGTTTCTCCTGCTTTACTGACTCTTAACTCAACTGTAATATCCAACTCCCTGCACCCCCAAAGTGCCTAATTTGTGTTTAGCCCCAATGCATGGCAGCTTAGCTGAGATGTCCCTCGGCAAACTTTAAAATCTAGGCTAGTTGTTACTAAGGCTGCAAATGTTGTGCAGGTCCAGCTAAAAAACACAGTGCTGCAGCACAATGATGTAAGGATTCATATTTTCCCAAAGATAATTCATATTCATCCCAAGAGTCCTGGGAAATACCACAAAAATCAGGCgtttttgtttatttggatccccattcgTTTTGCAGAAGCAATAGCTACTCTTTCTGGAGTCACAAATTGCCAATTTAAAGCGTTTAAAACCAAGATATTGTAAAAATGCCTGGGTTCTCCCCAAATATGAAGGGTGCTGCGCCACCTTGTCGGCTTGGCTGCGCCACTATGTGAAGATATCAGAGAAAATGAAACTGATATTTAGTAATGATAGAGTAACGATCTTTGATCAACAATTACATTGTTGTGAACTGCGAAACAGGccattcataaattcagagcgttctCATGTTCCTCAATTAATTCAGTGCATTTCAGCAGTGGTAATCTCAACACAGAGCGCGCTCAAGACGCAGAGTATAGAGCTGTCGAATCATACAAACTTTGTAACGGCAGTCAAACAAAAGTAAAAAGAACAAAGTTGCTAAGCTTGCTAGATAACATCCTTCAACGAATGACAGAATATCTCCAATATTTGGCGAAATCGAGTTGATGATTATATAGATAGCAGATCAGCTTATGAATCACGGGGAGATGAAGAGTGGAAAtgtttttaaaaaggtatcttaACAGGGAAAACCTCTGTTTAAAAAATATCCATATATACTCTCATACCGTTTGTTGAtcgcacctgttgtattcggcgcatgtggccaataaaatttgatttgacattCTCTACCGAAGCTCTCATATGGGCAGCAAGTACGAGAGAAGCTATAGCTGTATTTTGACATGCATAGGAAAAAGACGTGCTTTGATAATGCAACCTATGGATTACAGAATAAAGTTAGGAATTTCCATGCGAGACAGGAGTCAGGATTTTGGGTTTCAGTGGGATTGGGACTGGATTGGAAAATAGCCTAGGCGCTATGACAGGAGAAGATAGAATTTTCCCTCATGCCACTGAATTGTTAACAGACTGTGACAGATGTAATGTATTGTGCATAGGGGCCTATCAAATTTGTGACTGTCTGAAGAATCACAATGATAACTCAGAGAGGCACATTTTTTAAAATAGGCTATACAGTAGGGGTTTCCTGTAGGGTTTATTAACGGCATTCAGGTCGCGTGTGCAGTCCGGCAGTGTCAATTATGTGTGTGCTTTGAATTTATGGTGACTTTGTGTGAAGTTAATATGCTAGACTCCATGCAACAACCTGTTTGGATAATGTGCTATTTTATTTTTTGCTAATCTGCTTTTGTGGAATTGCATTAGCCACTTTGGGGTAAAATGTAATTTCCCGGGTCTTGTCATTTTATTTTTGGGGGAAATATGAAGAGTGTTCCCGGGACAGTCCCGGGATCCCAGTTACCCATGTTAATCCCTACAATGATGTAATGTGTCGacttcatagctttgtattcctGTATGGAGACGCAAACGGTTTGTTTTAGTGCTGTTGTGAGGGTGTGCGTCTCGATAATAAATTTGCCATGCTCGTTTTtcaccaggaaattgggaaacaAAGACACGAGGCGAGCGAACCCACCACTGAGCCAACGAAAAGGCTTTCCTTTGATTCTCTGGGCTCTGACGTAATTTCCCTGGTATCAGATCTGGAAGCAGAGGGCTGTCAGGGAGAGCTTGACACTGATCCAGAACACCACCCAACATAAAAAAGGACCTGCACACTGGTACTGTGCTCCTAATTGTTCTCATCTTAACCATCCCATCTACTACCTTTTGGCCATTAGGTCTGAGTATTATGGGTAGAAACAATGTCTCAATAAAACAGAGCAAAACAAAGTCAGTCCTAAAAGCAGTGAGCGTGTGGATCAGATTTTCTTTTTTAGCAGTTGCCTGATGCTAGCTATACAGTATCTGTGCAGAACTATTTGAATGTGTGTACATCCTTTTGAGTGCTGCTTGTCAACATCTTAGCTCTCTAGTGTAGATATGTTCTCTGACAGAGACCCGCCAGGCCAACGCTACAGTGATGAAGGGATGTTGTTCTTTGTGTTGGTTGACTGACAGTTTGTCTGTTGTACGGTCTGTATTTAAAATGACAGCAGTTCTACCTACaacagaaccacacacacacacacacgacaccagTCTTTGAAGCACAAACCAAGCACGATCTCAAGCACACCTCAGGTTCTCAGCGCGAGCAGTCAGACCTCATCTGTGTTACAACAGCGCCATCCTGTGTTAGAATGATTCCCAGTCTCCCACTAACAGCAACAAGAGACCCCTGGTGGATAGAAGAGGTACTGCAGTAAGGATGCTCACTTGGATGCCAGACGTAGTGAAGTAGGGGATCTCAAACTTGACACTGATGGGGGGCTTCCCCTCCTTGTCCTCTGCTTCCACACTTGGCAGACCGAAGTGGGCTCTCATCAGATACTCCTTACCCCCCtgagacaagacaaaacaaaacagagCAAGAGTTAGGATTGTATCCAGGTTAGTTAAGTGACACTTTAGATTTTTGTGGTTATGTTCAGACTCTCAAAGAACCCTACTTTGAGAACTATGGTCTACGCTAGCATGCGGTCCAGTGTGTTGTTGTACTCACCGGGAATGACTTGATGGACCAGACGACCTCACTGTTCTCTGGGATCCACTTGACACTGCCCACCGTGGTCTTGAACTTGGGCGAGTCCGCATCTGTGGGAACTGGAATGTGGATCTCCACGTTGTTGGCCGTGGACCGCCTCTTGAACTGACTCTTAGCCttagacagaaaaagagagattAATATACAGCATTTCTGAATATCATGCCATTTGCGTTTATGATAGCTTTGTGGTTAACTATTGATTTGATACCAGAGCATACTGTTATCTTAGCTGCTGGGTAACGTTGCAGGGCTGGTGTTTACCTTGATCATGTACTCGATCCTGCTGTGGGAGTGTTTCTCTATCACAGACTCTATCCAGATCAGGGGCTTCACCTGGGGACAATACATTTCAtaggcttaaaaaaaaaaactaatcaATACAACGAAAGGGTAATTTCTGCATTGACACATCTTTCTTGTACATGCAAAATGGCATGTCATAATGTCACAATCTCATACGCATAAATACATGAGTAATtccttaacctctacgggatcggtgtcccatatacgggacggttgagctaacgtgcgctaatgtgattagcatgacttgTAAGTaatagcaaactttccaggacatagacatgtcttatatgggcagaaagcttacattcttgttaatctaactgcactgtccaatttacagtagctattacagtgaaaaaataccatgctattgtttgagaagagtgcacaacaacaaaaaacttagcacggcaactggtttgatacattcacctctgaaggtaaataatgtacttacattcagtaatcttgatctgattggtcatcctgagggtcccagagataaaatgtagcatagttttgtttgataaaatccatttttatattcaaatgtaggaactgggttctacagtttgaacctttgccatctctggctccacacccaccctgcccggccatctagatgtgtgaaagttagtgtataagctaatgatccatcatgtatgacattcctgggaatgtgtaaacatacattttgtattaccatataatttttgtatgttctctatagttatgtacttgaaaatgtatcaattgaccaatttggcacatttgggcagacttgatacaaaatagtccagtattgcaacgcttcactgaaTCAATTTGAAAAACTTTGCgcgcacactgctgccatctagtggccaaaatctaaatcgCACCTAAAccgcaatattatattgtggcctttcttttgcatttcaaagatggaacaacaaaactaatagaaaacgcatgtttttttggttgtattatcttttaccagatctaatgtgttatattctcctacattaatttcacatttccacaaactttaaAGTGtttctttcaaatggtatcaagaatatgcatattcttgattcAGGTCctaagctacaggcagttagatttgggtatgtcattttaggcgaaaatctGAGCAgtacatactctgctgttctatcgctCGTGCAATGATGTGCAATGCCCGAGGTAAAAAACAGTGTTCGTTGTTTGAAGTAACTTCTTTATTGTTTTAATATTGCAAACGGACATGGCAGTTTCACCAAGTAcggatttcagctttaatttgtaCACTTCTAATTGCATGCCCATCCCTTAAAGGGGCGGTAACACAGACAGAGATAAAACCTAGTCTTGGACTAAGAAGCCCTTTCGATGGAGAATCTCCATGAAGCATGGTTTTTTGTCTAAGAAGTCATCTTTGTCTGTAAAACAGACCCATAACAACAAGCCCATCTAATCAAATTAAACTGGCCTCTCTCTCATACAGTACATACGTGTGTATTGAGGCGGTAGGACATGAGCTCAAACTCTCCATCGGGGGGAATGAAGGAGATGGTGCGGTCATTCTCAAAGCGGGACAGACGCACACACTGGTGGAACTTCGTGTCCTCCAGCTCCACTGATTTACTCTTCCCTCCTGTGGTGAGCATAGCCACAGAGAGAGTCAGGGCATGAGAGGATTGTACGTGGTACAAGTACAGTCATCTGAGAAAAACGAAAGCTCTGTTTGGAATTTAAATTGATTAGAGGTAAGAGCTGAATCATAACTTGAAATATGTGTGCACTGCATACAACAAAATTATGCAATGATGTCTATGGGAAATTCTAAGCAAAAGGCTAAGTCACGCGTTAGTGTCTAAAATTAGGTCTGAGAATACAGACAAACAGCTTTGAAATCTGACATGCATGTCTTTTAACTGAACTGTAACCCATCCACAGTGGCAAACTGTGTGCAGAGTGCAGAGGAACTCACGGCCAGTGTTCTCAAACAGAACTTTGTCGTTGAGGCCCAGACGCAGCTCAGGCATCCCTGACAAGAACACACGCATCTTGATGGAGCCCACGATCTCACTGCGCAGTACGTTACCGTTTGCACTGACCTGcacagaggagagaaagggggagaagtgTCAGACCGTTTACAACAATTGCAGAAATGCGTCTAAGTTGAAAATGGTTGATAGTACTTCAATGAAACACTGAATCCTTTTGTCATAGAGAAGACTGTATTAGAGGGAGGCGAGTGTTAGACTTAGAACACGACGTGACAAGGTGCCGCACCAGAAGATTAACAGACTCGATGACATCCAGGAAGACTTCATTCTTCCTGTACTTTATGCCCTCTGACCTCCAGGACACAGCGTTGGTGACGGTGGCAGGGGGGCGCGGGCCCCCTGTGTCCAGCTTGTGCCCCTCTTGGGTGATGTACCTACAAACCAACAAAGACAGACCGGGTGAGAGGACAGGACAAAACTGAGAGGAACTGTCTGTCATACTGGGTGTTTAGGTGAAATGTAAgaaactgtacatacagtactgtaggtcactactacattattttatcatgTTTAACTTGGAGGAATTTTAAACTGTTTAATGGAAGCTAAACATAGGTTTGTACAGAGACAAGAGTGTTGTAGACAGATTAAGGGCTAGATAGGATACTCACTCTTGAAGGATCTTGCTGTCAGTAGTCTGGGGGTAGCCAAAGTCCATCAGCTCATCCATCAACTCATAGATGATGACAAAGTTATCTCTGATACTCTCCTCTTCCAATTCTTTAAAATACTCTGAGAAAACCTGCAGAGACAATAGACTGAGTCTAGATACAACACATTTCTTACCAGTTAACCACCAGTAATTACCTATGGGTTATTGGAAAATAAGACCACTGCACACCATTATAGACAGACTTATTGCAACTCACCTGGATAATTTTGTAGAGGAAAGAGAAGACCAAGGAGACACAGGCATTTTTCTTAGACGTTGCTACAACTGATGGAACATTTGTTAAGGTGAAAAGTTGATGTGGGGCTGTCAACATGAGTCGACTTTTATCTACCTCAATAAAGTGGAATTTGCAAGAAGTGAACCTATCCATTGCTTCAGCTCTCAGCGAGAGTAGTAGTACTTTGACCTAAGCAATCAAACCAACCATCACTCTCCCTTTTTCCCAGAGCAAGATATGGAACGGTTTCCCATTTGTATTGGGGACTCTATATTGGAAAGGCAAAGGAATACTGAGGCAGTAGTCATTCTAATCCCCTTTGTGAGAGGTTGAGTGAGTGGCAGTAAGGATACGGTACAGGTTGTTGTGTTTGATCCACATGAAGCGGACCCCTCCGTGGGCCAGGATAGGGGATAAGttgccctcctcctctctgtccatgAGGATGGGCATAAAGTGCTCAATCTCTGACATGTCCACATCTCCTCTGTAGTTACGACAAACCAGAACCTGGAGAGGTGAAACAAAATCAACAGGAACTTACTTCTCTAGCTATCTCTCCATCCTACATGGTATGTGCCTCCTGATGACATCCTGAACTTGCATCATGTTTTCATATCTTCAAGTGTCTTTGATATGGAACACAAAAATCTACATGGGTCTAACTGGACTATGCATTTGAGCCTTCACATGGAGTGTGTTTTCATTCTCAAAACAGGCCTTTGGATGGAGGCAAATGTTGGAGATCATGATGACATCCATGGATGGTATGGGCTCTTGTCAAGCTTGTGATACAGTATACTGTTCATATGGCCACCACAACCATTATCATGCAGAATTTGGCCACAATACATCACGTGATCCATTGAACCAGTCCATCCCAATCCAGTCTAGCTGGTGGGTTAGCTGCTAGCTAAGAAACTTGCTACAATGCATATTATTAATTTCCCGTGTCAACATAAAAAACTACCCATCTCAAATTCACTGTTGTATATTTTTCTTAGAACGTAAAGTTGCTAGCTATATATTGTACTTTGACCATCAAATTATGCGATGCATTAGTAAACATATGTGAACCATTTTAGATTAAGCTAGCTAAGCAAATATCATGTCCTCTTACCTTGCCTTTGAGGTCTAACACATACACCGCACTTGCTGACATTTTGCTTTTAGCTCGTCGTAACTTACTACGAGTTGGTACCGGTGAAATATATGTATAATATCtaaataataaaatacaaaaacatgtgGCGGTACGGTAGCATCCACCTAGGAGTGCTAGGTGTCGCCTGCTaacatcagagaggaagaagcgAAACGAGAGAATTTACTCCGCCCACATTTTGTCCACGAAAACAAGTCCGccaatgagtgtcgaatttggtcaacaacaaaaaatgaattgcttatttgatcaaatagaagTTTCGTGTTCGATTGTTACGAATGAACTAACGTACGTG
This DNA window, taken from Coregonus clupeaformis isolate EN_2021a unplaced genomic scaffold, ASM2061545v1 scaf1131, whole genome shotgun sequence, encodes the following:
- the LOC121533611 gene encoding AP-1 complex subunit mu-1 isoform X1 → MSASAVYVLDLKGKVLVCRNYRGDVDMSEIEHFMPILMDREEEGNLSPILAHGGVRFMWIKHNNLYLVATSKKNACVSLVFSFLYKIIQVFSEYFKELEEESIRDNFVIIYELMDELMDFGYPQTTDSKILQEYITQEGHKLDTGGPRPPATVTNAVSWRSEGIKYRKNEVFLDVIESVNLLVSANGNVLRSEIVGSIKMRVFLSGMPELRLGLNDKVLFENTGRGKSKSVELEDTKFHQCVRLSRFENDRTISFIPPDGEFELMSYRLNTHVKPLIWIESVIEKHSHSRIEYMIKAKSQFKRRSTANNVEIHIPVPTDADSPKFKTTVGSVKWIPENSEVVWSIKSFPGGKEYLMRAHFGLPSVEAEDKEGKPPISVKFEIPYFTTSGIQVRYLKIIEKSGYQALPWVRYITQNGDYQLRTQ
- the LOC121533611 gene encoding AP-1 complex subunit mu-1 isoform X2 — protein: MSEIEHFMPILMDREEEGNLSPILAHGGVRFMWIKHNNLYLVATSKKNACVSLVFSFLYKIIQVFSEYFKELEEESIRDNFVIIYELMDELMDFGYPQTTDSKILQEYITQEGHKLDTGGPRPPATVTNAVSWRSEGIKYRKNEVFLDVIESVNLLVSANGNVLRSEIVGSIKMRVFLSGMPELRLGLNDKVLFENTGRGKSKSVELEDTKFHQCVRLSRFENDRTISFIPPDGEFELMSYRLNTHVKPLIWIESVIEKHSHSRIEYMIKAKSQFKRRSTANNVEIHIPVPTDADSPKFKTTVGSVKWIPENSEVVWSIKSFPGGKEYLMRAHFGLPSVEAEDKEGKPPISVKFEIPYFTTSGIQVRYLKIIEKSGYQALPWVRYITQNGDYQLRTQ